The Nostoc sp. 'Lobaria pulmonaria (5183) cyanobiont' genome window below encodes:
- a CDS encoding leucine-rich repeat domain-containing protein has protein sequence MTNEELLQIIQKAARDKVTELDLSGKGLTTLPPEIGQLTNLRSLHLHNNQLSSLPAEIVQLTNLRSLHLFNNQLSSLPPEFGQLTNLLKDMNTLTPDIHSESDFESLLNAIAQRLDE, from the coding sequence ATGACTAACGAAGAACTGCTGCAAATTATTCAAAAAGCTGCTAGAGACAAGGTGACAGAATTAGACCTTTCTGGCAAAGGCTTAACAACGCTGCCACCGGAAATTGGCCAACTCACCAACCTGCGATCCCTCCACCTACACAACAATCAACTGAGTAGTCTGCCAGCGGAAATTGTCCAACTCACCAACCTGCGATCCCTCCACCTCTTCAACAATCAACTCAGCAGTCTGCCACCAGAATTTGGCCAACTCACCAACCTGCTAAAAGATATGAATACGCTCACGCCTGATATTCACAGCGAATCAGACTTTGAGTCATTGCTGAATGCGATCGCACAGCGTTTAGATGAGTAA